From Chlorogloeopsis sp. ULAP01, a single genomic window includes:
- a CDS encoding aminopeptidase P family protein, whose translation MDIQNFSSFLVDTLRQRRQRLASRINFPAIFWSGGSSPRNYPANLYRFRANSHFLYFAGLPVPNAAIRLEAGKLTLFVDDPAPSSALWHGEMPKREEIAQAIGADAAFAIAELESHLEGAATIAVQDAATWTQQSQLLNRWVLPQNQLQGIDLELAKAIVELRLTHDEGALAELRKAAVITVEAHKAGMAATPNAKIEAQVRAAMEKVIIAHNMTTSYNSIVTVHGEVLHNEQYHHPLQPGDLLLADVGAETEMGWAADVTRTWPVSGKFSSTQRDIYDVVLAAHDACITKIRPGVEYGEIHLLACTVIAEGLVDLGILQGKPEDLVERDVHSLFFPHGIGHLVGLDVHDMEDLGDLAGYEQGRARSDRFGLSYLRLNRPLRAGMLVTIEPGFYQVPAILNEPNLRSRYQHTVNWERLSQFADVRGIRIEDDVLVTEQGSEVLTVALPSDATAVEELVRG comes from the coding sequence ATGGATATACAAAACTTTTCTAGTTTCCTCGTCGATACTCTACGCCAGCGACGGCAAAGACTAGCTAGTCGTATAAATTTTCCTGCAATTTTTTGGTCGGGAGGTAGCAGCCCGCGCAACTATCCTGCTAATTTATATCGCTTTCGTGCGAACAGCCACTTTCTCTATTTTGCAGGGCTTCCCGTGCCTAATGCGGCAATTCGTCTCGAAGCAGGCAAGCTAACGCTATTTGTGGACGATCCCGCACCTAGTAGCGCTCTTTGGCATGGAGAAATGCCCAAGCGTGAGGAAATTGCCCAGGCGATCGGGGCAGATGCTGCTTTTGCGATCGCAGAACTAGAATCCCATCTAGAAGGGGCAGCCACAATTGCTGTGCAGGATGCTGCCACTTGGACACAACAATCGCAGCTATTAAATAGATGGGTTTTACCGCAAAATCAGCTACAGGGAATTGATTTAGAATTAGCTAAGGCCATAGTTGAATTGCGCCTCACCCACGATGAAGGAGCATTGGCTGAACTGCGAAAAGCTGCCGTTATTACTGTTGAAGCCCATAAGGCTGGGATGGCGGCAACACCCAACGCCAAGATAGAGGCGCAAGTGCGTGCGGCAATGGAAAAAGTCATCATCGCTCATAATATGACTACTTCCTACAACAGTATTGTCACTGTTCATGGTGAAGTTCTGCATAACGAGCAGTATCACCACCCTCTACAACCAGGTGATTTACTGCTTGCTGATGTCGGGGCGGAAACAGAGATGGGTTGGGCAGCAGATGTTACTCGTACTTGGCCTGTGTCTGGTAAATTTTCATCTACCCAACGAGATATTTATGATGTGGTGTTAGCGGCTCATGATGCTTGTATTACTAAAATCCGTCCTGGTGTTGAGTATGGGGAGATTCATTTGTTGGCGTGTACAGTGATTGCTGAAGGTTTAGTAGATTTAGGCATTTTGCAAGGAAAGCCCGAAGATTTGGTAGAGCGGGATGTTCATTCACTGTTTTTCCCTCATGGTATCGGCCATCTCGTCGGCTTGGATGTTCATGATATGGAAGATTTGGGAGATTTAGCTGGATATGAACAGGGACGCGCAAGGAGCGATCGCTTTGGCTTGAGCTACCTGCGTTTAAATCGCCCACTACGAGCAGGAATGTTAGTAACAATAGAGCCTGGTTTTTATCAAGTACCAGCGATTTTAAACGAGCCAAATTTACGTTCTAGATATCAACACACAGTTAATTGGGAACGTTTGTCACAATTTGCCGATGTACGTGGTATCCGCATTGAAGATGATGTTTTAGTGACAGAACAGGGTAGCGAAGTTTTAACTGTTGCCTTGCCAAGTGATGCAACTGCTGTAGAAGAATTAGTTCGTGGTTAA
- the hypB gene encoding hydrogenase nickel incorporation protein HypB, whose amino-acid sequence MCVTCGCSDDSNAKIANLETGESVTIHANGNSHHSHTHTLPDGTVITHSHSHGDNHEASQVHAKIHGTTISLEKDILAKNNLIAAQNRGWFKGRNILALNLMSSPGAGKTTLLTRTIHDLKNNLTISVIEGDQETINDAKKIQETGCKVVQINTGTGCHLDAAMIDRGLQQLNPPLDSVVMIENVGNLVCPALFDLGENLKVVILSVTEGEDKPIKYPHIFRASEIMILTKIDLLPYVQFDVQKCIEYAQQVNPHIQIFQVSALTGTGLENWYEWLTKKVANMSSI is encoded by the coding sequence ATGTGTGTAACCTGCGGTTGTTCTGATGATAGTAACGCTAAAATTGCCAATTTGGAAACAGGTGAATCAGTAACAATTCATGCCAACGGTAACAGTCACCACTCTCACACCCACACATTACCAGATGGTACTGTGATTACCCATTCTCACAGTCACGGAGACAATCACGAAGCATCACAAGTTCATGCCAAAATACATGGCACAACTATATCTTTAGAAAAAGATATCTTAGCAAAAAATAACTTAATTGCAGCCCAAAATCGCGGATGGTTTAAAGGTAGAAATATTCTTGCTCTTAATCTCATGAGTTCTCCAGGTGCCGGTAAAACTACCCTCTTAACGCGTACGATTCATGATTTAAAAAATAATTTAACAATCAGTGTCATTGAAGGCGATCAAGAAACAATTAATGATGCTAAAAAAATTCAAGAAACAGGCTGTAAGGTTGTACAAATAAATACAGGAACAGGTTGTCATCTTGATGCCGCAATGATAGACAGAGGATTACAACAACTGAATCCACCTCTAGATTCTGTTGTGATGATTGAAAATGTTGGTAATCTTGTTTGCCCGGCTTTATTTGATTTAGGAGAAAATCTGAAAGTAGTAATTCTCTCTGTGACAGAAGGAGAAGATAAGCCGATAAAATATCCCCATATATTCCGCGCTAGTGAGATTATGATTCTCACTAAAATTGATTTATTACCTTACGTGCAGTTTGATGTACAAAAGTGTATAGAATATGCCCAGCAGGTGAATCCTCATATTCAAATTTTTCAAGTTTCTGCACTCACCGGAACCGGATTAGAGAATTGGTATGAGTGGTTAACCAAAAAAGTAGCAAATATGTCAAGTATTTAA
- the hypD gene encoding hydrogenase formation protein HypD, whose protein sequence is MKYVDEFRDPHKAEALLWQIEKLCPILEKPIKIMEVCGGHTHSIFKYGIEEVLPKAIELIHGPGCPVCVMPKGRLDDVIAISQNPNVIFATFGDAMRVPGSKTSLLQAKAQGADIRMLYSPLDSLKIAKDNPDKEVVFFALGFETTAPSTAFTILQAAAENINNFSMFCNHVLVIPALQALLDNPDLQLDGFIGPGHVSMVIGTDPYQFISRQYHKPIVISGFEPLDILQSIWMLLQQLVDNRCEVENQYNRLVEKAGNKVAIAAMNKVFEVRETFDWRGLGDIPDSGFKIRSEYAQFDAEHKFTIPNLKVADHKACQCGEILKGVLKPWQCKVFGTACTPETPIGTCMVSSEGACAAYYKYGRFSQVVKERETGKERVKV, encoded by the coding sequence ATGAAATACGTTGATGAATTTCGTGATCCTCATAAAGCAGAGGCATTACTCTGGCAAATAGAAAAACTTTGCCCCATACTAGAAAAACCGATCAAAATTATGGAAGTATGTGGCGGTCATACCCATTCTATTTTTAAATATGGTATTGAAGAAGTTTTACCTAAAGCAATTGAACTAATTCACGGGCCTGGTTGTCCAGTGTGCGTCATGCCAAAAGGTAGACTAGATGATGTGATCGCTATCTCTCAAAATCCCAACGTCATCTTTGCCACCTTTGGCGATGCGATGCGAGTACCAGGTTCTAAGACAAGCCTACTGCAAGCCAAAGCTCAAGGCGCAGATATCCGTATGCTTTATTCTCCCTTAGATAGTCTGAAAATAGCCAAGGATAACCCTGATAAAGAAGTTGTATTTTTTGCCTTAGGTTTTGAAACCACAGCCCCCAGTACCGCTTTCACCATCTTGCAAGCAGCCGCAGAAAATATTAATAACTTTAGTATGTTTTGCAATCATGTCCTTGTGATTCCCGCTTTGCAAGCACTACTAGATAATCCTGACTTGCAACTGGATGGATTTATCGGCCCTGGTCATGTCAGTATGGTAATTGGTACCGATCCATATCAATTTATTTCCCGACAGTACCACAAGCCGATTGTGATTTCAGGCTTTGAACCTTTAGACATCCTCCAATCAATTTGGATGCTGTTGCAACAACTAGTAGATAATCGCTGCGAAGTTGAAAATCAATATAATCGACTGGTAGAGAAAGCAGGGAATAAAGTAGCGATCGCTGCTATGAATAAAGTTTTTGAAGTGCGAGAAACATTTGATTGGCGCGGCTTGGGTGACATACCTGATTCGGGATTCAAAATTCGTTCTGAATATGCCCAGTTTGATGCCGAACATAAATTTACTATTCCCAATCTGAAAGTTGCCGATCATAAAGCTTGTCAGTGTGGAGAGATTCTCAAAGGCGTATTGAAGCCTTGGCAATGCAAAGTTTTTGGTACAGCTTGCACTCCAGAAACCCCAATAGGAACTTGTATGGTTTCCTCAGAAGGTGCTTGTGCCGCTTATTACAAATATGGGCGCTTTTCTCAGGTAGTGAAGGAGAGAGAGACTGGGAAAGAGAGGGTAAAGGTATAG
- a CDS encoding cupredoxin domain-containing protein, which produces MNKIAIIGSVASLGLVFGIASDKVVAQMSHEHTQPSQTKPTSQFRRIEQPLWTKAAVTAGGLGLIGLELWWFLLSKPKSQKAQSKQGIQEVTITVDGGYEPSQVVVNTGQRVRLNFYRKDPNSCLEEVRFPDFHIAQDLPLNQVTPIEFTPNQPGTYTFTCGMNMFRGEVKVEAGQVQ; this is translated from the coding sequence ATGAACAAAATAGCAATTATTGGCAGTGTTGCGAGCTTGGGGTTGGTGTTTGGAATTGCTTCTGATAAAGTAGTTGCACAGATGTCCCACGAACATACGCAACCATCTCAAACAAAGCCAACTAGTCAGTTTCGTCGCATTGAACAACCCTTGTGGACAAAAGCAGCCGTTACTGCTGGTGGATTAGGATTGATCGGACTGGAGTTATGGTGGTTTTTACTGAGTAAGCCAAAATCACAAAAAGCACAATCAAAGCAGGGCATTCAGGAGGTAACAATTACTGTTGATGGTGGATATGAACCAAGCCAAGTTGTAGTTAATACAGGTCAAAGAGTGCGGCTCAACTTCTACCGCAAAGATCCTAACAGTTGCCTTGAAGAAGTCCGATTTCCTGACTTCCACATTGCCCAAGATCTGCCCCTGAACCAAGTTACTCCGATTGAGTTCACTCCCAACCAGCCAGGAACTTATACCTTTACCTGTGGTATGAATATGTTTCGAGGCGAAGTTAAAGTCGAAGCTGGGCAAGTTCAGTAG
- a CDS encoding methyltransferase: protein MLPPTAERIMEVGFGFWASKVLLSAVEIEVFTELAKHPGDLENLQTRLGLHPRSARDFLDALVAMGFLRREGNIYYNAPDTDMFLDKQKPSYIGGILEMANHRLFGFWGHLSEALRTGEMQNEAKGGENFFGTLYADCDRLKEFLRAMSGVSRGANICIAERLPWSNYKSFVDVGTAQGDLAVQIAKANPHLSGIGFDLPVVAPVFEDYVAEHALGDRIRFIGGDFFKDDLPNADVILMGHILHDWSLEEKKILICKAYASLPENGLLVAYDALIDDERCKNLFGLLMSLNMLIETTAGFDYTGADCCEWMKEAGFRETRVEHLIGPDSIVVGRK from the coding sequence TTGCTGCCCCCCACTGCTGAAAGAATTATGGAGGTTGGGTTTGGCTTCTGGGCCTCCAAGGTGCTACTGAGCGCTGTAGAAATAGAGGTGTTCACAGAACTGGCTAAACATCCAGGAGATCTTGAGAATTTGCAGACTCGACTTGGTTTGCATCCAAGATCGGCACGGGATTTTCTGGATGCGCTGGTTGCCATGGGGTTCCTGCGTAGAGAAGGAAACATTTACTATAACGCTCCCGATACCGATATGTTTTTAGATAAACAAAAGCCTTCTTATATCGGTGGCATACTGGAAATGGCAAACCATCGCTTATTCGGTTTCTGGGGACACTTAAGCGAGGCATTGCGGACAGGCGAGATGCAAAACGAAGCTAAGGGTGGAGAAAATTTCTTTGGGACACTTTATGCCGATTGCGATCGCCTCAAAGAATTTCTTCGGGCTATGTCTGGGGTTAGTCGTGGCGCGAATATCTGTATTGCCGAGCGTTTACCTTGGTCTAATTACAAGTCCTTTGTAGATGTTGGCACAGCCCAAGGTGACTTAGCCGTGCAGATTGCTAAAGCGAATCCTCATTTGAGCGGGATTGGGTTTGATTTGCCTGTGGTTGCTCCCGTATTTGAAGATTATGTTGCCGAACACGCTCTTGGCGATCGCATCCGTTTTATAGGTGGTGACTTCTTTAAGGATGATTTGCCCAATGCTGATGTGATTCTCATGGGTCATATTTTGCATGACTGGAGTTTAGAAGAGAAGAAAATCTTAATTTGCAAGGCTTATGCATCTCTTCCCGAAAATGGACTTTTAGTCGCTTATGATGCTTTGATTGATGATGAGCGATGCAAAAATCTGTTCGGTTTATTAATGAGCTTAAATATGCTGATTGAAACCACAGCAGGATTTGACTATACAGGTGCTGACTGCTGCGAATGGATGAAAGAAGCCGGATTTCGTGAAACGCGAGTGGAACACCTAATTGGGCCAGACTCGATTGTGGTGGGCAGAAAGTAA
- a CDS encoding heavy metal translocating P-type ATPase: MENINLKLRGMSCASCANNIEEAIRSVPGVEACSVNFGAEQATIQYNPLQTNLEEIQQAIAQAGYSAYPLQEQEMMSAQIDAEQEARQAESRKLKRRLILGGVITTILVIGGLPMMTGVHMPWIPAWLHHPLFQLVLTAPIQFWSGESFYQGAWKAFKRHTATMDTLVALGTSAAFFYSLFPTFFPGFFLNQGLSPDVYYEISAVVITLILLGRLLENRAKGQTSEAIRKLMGLQAKTARVIRNGQEIDVPIVEVVEGDVILVRPGEKIPVDGEIVEGSSTIDEAMVTGESLPVKKQLGDEVIGATINKTGSFKFRATRVGKDTFLAQIVKLVQQAQGSKAPIQKLADQVTGWFVPAVIAIAIATFILWYNIMGNVTMALITTVGVLIIACPCALGLATPTSIMVGTGKGAENGILIKGAESLEMGHKLQTIVLDKTGTITQGKPTVTDFVTVNGTANSNELNLLRLAASVERNSEHPLAEAVVNYAQSQGIELTDAQDFEAIAGSGVQGYVSNQWVQIGTHRWMRELGIDTHPLQEHWDRLEYLGKTVIWIAINSKIQAIMGIADAVKPSSVNAIRALQKMGLEVVMLTGDNRRTAEVIAREVGIKRVFAEVRPDQKVKTVEKIQSEGKIVAMVGDGINDAPALAQADVGIAIGTGTDVAIAASDITLISGDLQGIVTAIQLSRATIRNIRQNLFFAFIYNVAGIPIAAGILFPFFGWLLNPIIAGAAMAFSSVSVVTNALRLRNFRRKTIG; encoded by the coding sequence ATGGAAAATATCAATCTGAAACTACGGGGGATGAGTTGTGCCTCCTGTGCCAACAATATTGAAGAAGCTATTCGCTCAGTACCGGGAGTAGAAGCGTGCAGTGTGAACTTCGGGGCAGAGCAGGCTACTATTCAATACAACCCTCTGCAAACTAACCTGGAGGAAATTCAACAGGCGATCGCACAAGCGGGATACTCTGCCTACCCCCTCCAAGAACAAGAGATGATGAGCGCACAAATAGATGCCGAGCAGGAAGCTCGTCAGGCTGAATCGCGAAAACTGAAACGACGGCTCATTTTGGGAGGAGTGATTACAACCATCCTAGTCATTGGAGGATTACCAATGATGACTGGGGTGCATATGCCTTGGATTCCGGCTTGGTTACACCACCCTCTATTTCAGCTGGTTTTAACAGCCCCGATCCAATTTTGGAGCGGTGAATCTTTTTATCAAGGAGCTTGGAAAGCCTTCAAGCGTCATACCGCCACTATGGATACATTGGTTGCTTTGGGAACCAGTGCTGCTTTTTTCTATTCACTTTTTCCAACCTTTTTCCCCGGATTTTTCCTGAACCAGGGATTGTCACCCGATGTGTATTACGAAATCTCTGCGGTGGTGATTACCCTGATTTTGCTCGGACGATTGTTAGAGAACCGTGCTAAAGGACAAACTTCCGAAGCTATTCGTAAACTCATGGGTTTGCAGGCGAAAACGGCGCGAGTCATTCGCAATGGGCAAGAGATTGATGTACCCATTGTAGAGGTGGTTGAGGGCGATGTGATTTTGGTACGTCCGGGTGAAAAGATTCCGGTGGATGGTGAGATTGTTGAAGGTTCCTCCACCATTGATGAGGCAATGGTAACCGGCGAAAGTCTTCCTGTGAAGAAACAACTAGGTGATGAAGTGATTGGAGCTACAATCAACAAAACTGGTAGCTTCAAATTCCGAGCCACACGAGTAGGTAAAGATACATTTTTGGCGCAGATTGTCAAGCTAGTACAGCAAGCCCAAGGGTCGAAAGCTCCAATTCAAAAACTAGCCGATCAAGTTACAGGATGGTTTGTACCTGCTGTAATTGCCATTGCCATTGCTACGTTCATCCTCTGGTACAACATCATGGGCAATGTGACGATGGCGCTAATTACGACAGTCGGAGTCCTAATTATTGCATGTCCTTGTGCCTTAGGACTAGCAACTCCAACCTCGATTATGGTTGGCACAGGCAAAGGTGCAGAAAATGGCATCCTCATCAAAGGTGCAGAAAGTCTAGAAATGGGACACAAACTACAAACAATTGTCCTCGACAAAACGGGTACAATTACCCAAGGTAAGCCCACTGTCACCGACTTTGTAACTGTCAACGGTACAGCCAATAGCAATGAGCTAAATCTTCTACGTCTTGCAGCATCCGTTGAACGCAATTCAGAACATCCATTGGCTGAAGCAGTTGTAAACTATGCTCAATCTCAAGGTATAGAGTTAACTGATGCACAGGATTTTGAAGCGATCGCTGGTAGTGGTGTGCAAGGATACGTGTCAAATCAATGGGTACAAATTGGTACCCACCGTTGGATGAGAGAGTTAGGCATTGATACACATCCATTGCAGGAACATTGGGATCGGCTGGAATATCTCGGTAAGACGGTTATTTGGATTGCAATCAATAGCAAAATCCAAGCAATAATGGGCATTGCTGATGCGGTGAAACCATCTTCTGTAAATGCGATTCGAGCATTGCAGAAAATGGGATTGGAAGTAGTGATGTTGACGGGAGACAATCGCCGCACTGCCGAAGTGATTGCTCGTGAAGTCGGTATCAAGAGAGTTTTTGCTGAAGTTCGCCCGGATCAGAAAGTCAAGACTGTGGAGAAAATTCAATCGGAAGGCAAAATTGTCGCAATGGTTGGGGATGGCATTAATGATGCCCCAGCGCTAGCTCAAGCCGATGTCGGGATAGCAATTGGCACAGGAACAGATGTGGCGATCGCGGCAAGTGATATCACCCTCATTTCTGGGGATTTACAAGGGATTGTTACCGCCATTCAACTCTCTCGTGCCACAATTCGCAATATTCGTCAGAATCTCTTTTTTGCCTTTATCTATAACGTCGCTGGTATTCCAATTGCAGCAGGAATTCTTTTTCCCTTCTTCGGTTGGCTGCTCAACCCCATTATTGCAGGTGCAGCAATGGCGTTTAGTTCCGTGTCGGTAGTCACAAATGCCCTGCGTTTGCGAAATTTCCGACGGAAAACAATTGGTTGA
- a CDS encoding HypC/HybG/HupF family hydrogenase formation chaperone has protein sequence MCLGIPGQIIEITDANNKLAIVDIGGVKRQVNITCIIDEQHPPENCIGEWVLVHVGFAMNRINEKEAAETLRLLQEIAEVMSTG, from the coding sequence ATGTGTTTAGGTATCCCTGGACAAATCATAGAAATAACAGACGCAAATAACAAACTAGCGATTGTTGATATCGGCGGTGTAAAGCGTCAAGTTAATATTACTTGCATCATTGATGAACAACATCCTCCCGAAAATTGTATTGGAGAATGGGTACTAGTTCATGTTGGATTTGCGATGAATCGTATTAACGAAAAAGAAGCAGCAGAAACATTACGGTTACTACAAGAAATTGCAGAAGTTATGTCTACTGGTTAG
- a CDS encoding vWA domain-containing protein, producing MNFNKYFKHWLSFTSIQSVVFLALILTFSDLRVLAQNIPKGGIDWILLIDTSASMRGIGGTKNIFAQVKNSITEFVNTARLGDTVTIYSFDKDITLNANNITISSNLDRGQLKQIINSLQAQGVRTHTGKAVQKALQHSALLNQRTDALGRTVSIVFLTDGLEDVRGIPNPVSIPSNTQLLPQQQCKPYVFFVSLGLKEHEKQLNDFASNPALCSKGQVLRDPGGVQLNKLAQNIRPMLVQPKLDVNLPKINSQPVLPGTTTKPLNINGISNVNATVNLQLQDLNQSGIKLIPPKNTIDLVANKPTVIPVRLQIPAEARGGVHSLRLVLTTADKAIAPITLDLPVTIKPTLELQPTQIDFGSTEAGKTTKTQTLVVKSNISATAKLQLQGNPKDISIAQPSGALSLQVGATKIPVQLGVVDSSSEGKRTLTLVLTPDDAIANPINAEVHLDILMPLGRKILTWLLLVLLVECKLLDNLLSKYNPLN from the coding sequence ATGAATTTTAATAAATACTTCAAGCATTGGTTGAGCTTTACTTCCATCCAAAGTGTTGTTTTTTTAGCTCTAATATTAACTTTTTCTGACTTGAGAGTATTGGCTCAGAATATCCCTAAAGGTGGTATAGACTGGATTTTGCTCATAGATACTTCTGCTTCTATGCGTGGTATAGGCGGCACAAAAAATATCTTTGCTCAAGTAAAGAATTCTATAACTGAATTTGTCAATACTGCTAGATTGGGTGATACGGTTACTATCTATTCTTTTGATAAAGATATAACTTTAAATGCCAATAATATCACGATTAGCAGTAATCTCGATCGCGGTCAACTTAAGCAAATAATTAACTCACTCCAGGCTCAAGGTGTGCGTACTCACACAGGCAAAGCGGTGCAGAAGGCACTACAACATTCTGCATTGTTAAATCAACGTACTGATGCTCTCGGTCGCACTGTGAGTATTGTATTTTTGACAGACGGATTAGAAGATGTACGTGGTATTCCTAATCCAGTTTCTATTCCTAGTAATACCCAACTTTTACCCCAGCAACAATGCAAACCATATGTATTTTTTGTATCTTTAGGGCTGAAAGAACACGAAAAGCAATTGAATGACTTCGCCAGCAACCCAGCACTTTGTAGCAAAGGACAAGTATTGCGAGATCCTGGGGGAGTTCAGCTTAATAAGTTAGCTCAAAATATCCGACCTATGCTAGTTCAACCCAAGCTAGATGTCAATTTACCTAAAATCAATTCACAGCCAGTATTGCCTGGAACAACGACTAAACCGCTTAATATTAATGGCATTAGTAATGTCAATGCTACGGTCAATTTGCAATTACAAGACTTAAATCAAAGTGGCATTAAGTTAATTCCACCTAAGAACACAATCGACTTAGTTGCGAATAAACCAACAGTCATTCCCGTGCGTTTGCAGATACCAGCAGAGGCTAGGGGAGGAGTTCATAGCTTGCGCTTGGTGTTGACAACCGCAGACAAAGCGATCGCACCAATTACATTAGACTTGCCTGTAACTATTAAACCAACGCTAGAATTGCAACCTACGCAGATAGATTTTGGCTCCACCGAAGCAGGTAAAACAACCAAAACCCAAACTTTAGTAGTCAAAAGTAATATATCCGCAACAGCTAAATTACAACTGCAAGGCAATCCCAAAGACATTTCCATAGCACAACCTTCAGGAGCCTTATCCTTGCAAGTCGGAGCAACTAAAATTCCTGTGCAGTTAGGGGTTGTTGATAGCAGTTCTGAAGGTAAACGCACCTTAACCTTGGTACTTACTCCAGATGATGCGATCGCAAATCCGATCAATGCAGAAGTTCATCTAGATATTTTGATGCCACTGGGACGAAAAATCCTTACCTGGTTGCTCTTAGTGCTGCTAGTGGAATGTAAGCTATTAGACAATCTACTTTCAAAGTACAATCCTCTGAATTAA
- the hypA gene encoding hydrogenase maturation nickel metallochaperone HypA → MHELGITQNIIAIVSEHAQGSKVQRVLLEIGKLSAIMPDAIQFCFDICSQGTVLEGAKLEIIETPGLGKCRECGANIPLEQPFGKCQCGSVKIDLIAGEELKIKEIEIEEICV, encoded by the coding sequence ATGCATGAACTAGGAATCACCCAAAATATCATCGCAATTGTATCCGAACACGCCCAAGGTTCAAAAGTGCAACGAGTATTATTAGAAATAGGCAAACTATCAGCCATCATGCCCGATGCCATACAATTTTGTTTTGATATCTGTTCTCAGGGTACAGTTTTAGAAGGAGCAAAATTAGAAATTATAGAAACTCCAGGCTTAGGAAAATGTCGCGAATGCGGGGCAAATATTCCTCTAGAACAACCCTTTGGAAAGTGCCAGTGTGGCAGTGTAAAAATAGATTTAATAGCTGGTGAAGAACTGAAAATTAAAGAAATAGAAATAGAGGAAATATGTGTGTAA
- the hypE gene encoding hydrogenase expression/formation protein HypE: MNIFSANSSANSLFQKIEQVRRRRSKVHDTNITLAHGSGGKAMRDLIDDIFVSNFDNPILSQLEDQATFNLTSLMQQGDRLAFTTDSYVVDPLFFPGSDIGELAVNGTINDLAVSGAKPLYLTCSVILEEGLPIETLRRVANSMQAAAKKADIQIVTGDTKVVHRGAADKLFINTTGIGVIRPGVAISAHNIQPKDVVIINGELGNHGTAILIARGELALETDIESDCQPLHDLVETILDICPEIHAMRDATRGGLATVLNEFALSSNVAIRVNEQSIPIREQVKGVCEILGLDPLYLANEGKLVVVVGRENADKVLSAMQSHPAGKNSCIIGEVISSPPGIVLLKTIFGAERIVDMLVGDQLPRIC; encoded by the coding sequence ATGAATATTTTCTCTGCTAATTCCTCAGCAAATTCACTCTTTCAAAAAATTGAACAAGTTCGCCGTCGCCGCAGTAAAGTACATGATACCAATATTACTCTCGCGCATGGTAGCGGTGGTAAAGCGATGCGCGATTTAATTGATGATATTTTTGTCAGTAATTTTGATAATCCGATTCTCTCACAATTAGAAGACCAAGCAACTTTCAATTTAACGAGTCTCATGCAACAAGGCGATCGCCTTGCTTTTACTACTGATTCCTATGTCGTCGATCCGTTATTTTTTCCTGGTAGTGATATAGGAGAATTAGCAGTCAATGGTACTATTAATGATTTAGCGGTGAGTGGTGCCAAACCTTTATATCTCACTTGTAGCGTTATTTTAGAAGAAGGATTACCAATAGAAACTTTGCGGCGCGTTGCCAATAGTATGCAAGCTGCTGCTAAAAAAGCTGACATCCAAATTGTCACTGGTGACACAAAAGTAGTACATCGCGGTGCAGCAGATAAATTATTTATTAATACAACAGGTATTGGTGTAATTCGTCCAGGTGTTGCTATTTCTGCCCATAATATTCAACCAAAAGATGTAGTAATTATTAATGGTGAATTGGGCAATCATGGTACAGCAATTTTAATTGCTCGTGGAGAATTAGCATTAGAAACAGATATCGAAAGTGACTGTCAGCCACTACATGATTTGGTAGAAACAATTCTCGACATTTGTCCAGAAATTCATGCCATGCGGGATGCTACACGTGGTGGTTTAGCTACCGTTTTAAATGAATTTGCCCTCAGTTCTAATGTCGCAATTCGCGTAAATGAACAATCTATACCAATTCGAGAACAAGTAAAAGGTGTCTGCGAAATATTAGGTTTAGATCCTTTATATCTAGCCAACGAAGGTAAATTAGTAGTTGTGGTAGGGCGTGAGAATGCTGATAAAGTTTTATCAGCCATGCAATCTCATCCAGCCGGGAAAAATTCTTGCATTATTGGCGAAGTTATATCCTCTCCCCCAGGAATTGTTTTGTTAAAAACTATTTTTGGCGCAGAACGTATCGTTGATATGCTTGTCGGCGATCAACTACCAAGAATTTGTTAA